In the Burkholderia glumae LMG 2196 = ATCC 33617 genome, one interval contains:
- a CDS encoding ligase-associated DNA damage response exonuclease produces the protein MDTAADLIVARPEGLYCPAGGFHIDPWRPVERAVITHAHADHARAGHARYLAAQPGLGVLRSRLPGIEVQGLAYGERIEIGGVRVSLHPAGHVLGSAQVRVEHGGRVWVASGDYKVEPDPTCAPFEPVRCDTFITESTFGLPIYRWEPAPAIFAGIDAWWRHNAAQARASVLFCYAFGKAQRVLAGIDRGIGPIFCHGAVEPLNRAYREAGVDLPATRLVSEIAARDKAAFRGALIIAPPSAQGSAWLRRFGDYSDAFASGWMRLRGTRRRRGVDRGFVLSDHADWPGLQQAIGASGAERVIVTHGQIEPMVRWLTEQGLDAGAFATEYGDEALDAGDPAEAAGPSAGGPR, from the coding sequence TTGGACACTGCCGCCGACCTCATCGTCGCTCGCCCCGAAGGGCTCTATTGCCCGGCGGGCGGCTTCCACATCGATCCGTGGCGCCCGGTGGAGCGCGCCGTGATCACGCATGCGCACGCCGACCACGCACGCGCCGGGCATGCGCGCTACCTGGCCGCGCAGCCGGGGCTCGGCGTGCTGCGCTCGCGGCTGCCCGGCATCGAGGTGCAGGGCCTGGCCTACGGCGAGCGCATCGAGATCGGCGGCGTGCGCGTGTCGCTGCATCCGGCCGGGCACGTGCTGGGCTCGGCGCAGGTGCGCGTCGAGCACGGCGGGCGCGTCTGGGTGGCCTCCGGCGACTACAAGGTCGAGCCCGATCCGACCTGCGCGCCGTTCGAGCCGGTGCGCTGCGACACCTTCATCACCGAATCGACGTTCGGCCTGCCGATCTACCGCTGGGAGCCGGCGCCGGCCATCTTCGCCGGCATCGATGCCTGGTGGCGGCACAACGCGGCGCAGGCGCGCGCCTCGGTGCTGTTCTGCTATGCGTTCGGCAAGGCGCAGCGCGTGCTGGCCGGGATCGACCGCGGCATCGGCCCGATCTTCTGCCACGGTGCCGTCGAGCCGCTGAACCGCGCCTATCGCGAGGCCGGCGTCGATCTGCCCGCCACACGCCTGGTCAGCGAGATCGCGGCGCGCGACAAGGCCGCGTTTCGCGGCGCGCTGATCATCGCGCCGCCGTCCGCGCAGGGCAGCGCCTGGCTGCGCCGCTTCGGCGACTACAGCGACGCGTTCGCGTCGGGCTGGATGCGCCTGCGCGGCACGCGGCGCCGGCGCGGCGTGGACCGCGGCTTCGTGCTGTCGGATCATGCCGACTGGCCGGGCCTGCAGCAGGCGATCGGCGCGAGCGGCGCCGAGCGCGTGATCGTCACGCACGGCCAGATCGAGCCGATGGTGCGCTGGCTCACCGAGCAGGGGCTCGACGCCGGCGCGTTCGCCACCGAATACGGCGACGAGGCGCTCGATGCGGGGGACCCCGCCGAGGCGGCCGGGCCTAGCGCGGGCGGGCCGCGATGA
- a CDS encoding ATP-dependent DNA ligase translates to MKRFATLYAALDATTSTNVKLEALIAYFASAAPEDAAWASYFLAGGKPRQTVPTRVLAEAARERAGLPAWLFEESYQAVGDLAETIAHVLPPPARESALGLAQWIEQRVLGLRGLDAAALRERLAGYWDELDWSERFLLTKLIGGGFRVGVSRQLVVRALAQVAGVDHKRIAQRMVGWTDSRQTPSAARYLRLIAPAGDGDDPARPHESDLGLPYPFFLAHPLQADPATLGPVEDWIVEWKWDGIRAQLVKRAGRVWLWSRGEDLVTERFPELAALGEALPDGTVIDGEILAWEPGAAAPLPFARLQPRITRKSLTRKVLADSPAALLAYDLLEAEGRDLRAVPLATRRTRLEALAAALSRTLAVDLLRVSPRVTADGWPALAARRAESRARGVEGLMLKAAASEYGVGRTKASGVWWKWKIEPYAIDAVLLYAQRGHGRRASLYTDFTFAVWDEAGGVRTLVPFAKAYSGLTDEEMRQVDAVVRKTTIEKFGPVRSVTPTLVFEIGFEGIQASPRHKSGIAVRFPRMLRWRTDKSIDEADTLEMLKGFLNGAPA, encoded by the coding sequence ATGAAGCGCTTCGCGACGCTCTACGCCGCGCTCGACGCGACCACCTCCACCAACGTCAAGCTCGAGGCGCTGATCGCCTATTTCGCGAGCGCCGCGCCCGAGGATGCGGCCTGGGCCTCGTATTTCCTCGCGGGCGGCAAGCCGCGCCAGACCGTGCCCACGCGCGTGCTGGCCGAGGCCGCGCGCGAGCGCGCCGGCCTGCCGGCCTGGTTGTTCGAGGAGTCGTACCAGGCGGTGGGCGACCTGGCCGAGACGATCGCCCACGTGCTGCCGCCGCCCGCGCGCGAATCGGCGCTGGGGCTCGCGCAGTGGATCGAGCAGCGCGTGCTGGGCCTGCGCGGCCTCGATGCCGCGGCGCTGCGCGAGCGCCTGGCCGGCTACTGGGACGAACTCGACTGGAGCGAGCGCTTCCTGCTCACCAAGCTGATCGGCGGCGGCTTCCGGGTGGGCGTGTCGCGCCAGCTGGTGGTGCGCGCGCTCGCGCAGGTGGCGGGCGTCGATCACAAGCGCATCGCGCAGCGCATGGTCGGCTGGACCGATTCGCGCCAGACGCCGAGCGCCGCGCGTTATCTGCGGCTGATCGCGCCGGCCGGCGACGGCGACGATCCGGCGAGGCCGCACGAAAGCGACCTCGGCCTGCCGTATCCGTTCTTCCTCGCCCACCCGCTGCAGGCCGATCCGGCCACGCTCGGGCCGGTCGAGGACTGGATCGTCGAATGGAAGTGGGACGGCATTCGCGCCCAGCTCGTCAAGCGCGCGGGCCGCGTCTGGCTCTGGTCGCGCGGCGAGGACCTCGTGACCGAGCGTTTTCCGGAGCTGGCCGCGCTCGGCGAGGCACTGCCCGACGGCACCGTGATCGACGGCGAGATTCTCGCCTGGGAGCCGGGCGCCGCTGCGCCGCTGCCGTTCGCGCGCCTGCAGCCGCGCATCACGCGCAAGTCCCTGACCAGGAAGGTGCTGGCCGATTCCCCGGCGGCGCTGCTCGCCTACGACCTGCTCGAAGCCGAGGGCCGCGACCTGCGCGCCGTGCCGCTCGCGACGCGGCGCACGCGGCTCGAGGCGCTGGCCGCGGCGCTCTCGCGCACGCTCGCCGTCGATCTGCTGCGGGTCTCGCCGCGCGTGACGGCGGACGGCTGGCCGGCGCTCGCCGCGCGGCGCGCCGAGAGCCGCGCGCGCGGCGTGGAAGGGCTGATGCTGAAGGCGGCGGCGTCGGAGTACGGCGTCGGCCGCACCAAGGCCTCCGGGGTCTGGTGGAAGTGGAAGATCGAGCCGTATGCGATCGACGCGGTGCTGCTCTACGCGCAGCGCGGCCACGGCCGGCGCGCGAGCCTCTATACCGACTTCACGTTCGCGGTGTGGGACGAGGCCGGCGGCGTGCGTACCCTCGTGCCGTTCGCCAAGGCCTATTCCGGGCTGACCGACGAGGAGATGCGCCAGGTGGACGCGGTGGTGCGCAAGACCACCATCGAGAAGTTCGGCCCGGTGCGCAGCGTCACGCCCACGCTGGTGTTCGAGATCGGCTTCGAAGGCATCCAGGCGAGCCCGCGCCACAAGTCGGGCATCGCCGTGCGGTTCCCGCGCATGCTGCGCTGGCGCACCGACAAGTCGATCGACGAGGCGGACACGCTGGAGATGCTCAAGGGCTTTCTGAACGGAGCGCCGGCATGA
- a CDS encoding aminotransferase class V-fold PLP-dependent enzyme gives MTENNTLHYLDYAATTPVDPRVIESMAACLGADGIFGNPASNSHRAGRLARDKVEHARAQVAALIGADADEIVWTSGATESNNLALKGYADQAADRRHLVTSRIEHKAVLDTMESLASRGMPVDYVAPTRDGEIRPEDVAAALRPDTGLVSLMLVNNEIGTLTDVGAIARLVHDAGALLHVDAAQALGKTPIDVHALGIDLLSMSAHKVYGPKGIGALYVRRGLAGRIAPQMHGGGHESGLRSGTLATHQIVGMGHACELAARELESDTARITALATRLRDAVLAIGGVEQNARAARRIPHTLSLTVTAPGFHPFMLDEGLAVSSTSACNSAAGKPSHVLTALGLDAAAAGRTVRISVGRFTGEDDITFAIDSFRRAIEQCRATAQSGFAASHQIQPDDLKAIRGAGFRAVICNRPDGESADQPAFAEIAAAARELGLDARYLPVEAADRIGEAQVDAFGAMLDALPKPVLAYCGSGRRAGLLWERLALRRTA, from the coding sequence ATGACCGAGAACAATACACTGCACTACCTCGATTACGCTGCCACCACGCCGGTCGACCCGCGCGTGATCGAATCGATGGCGGCCTGCCTCGGCGCCGACGGCATCTTCGGCAACCCCGCCTCGAATTCGCATCGCGCCGGGCGGCTCGCGCGCGACAAGGTCGAGCACGCGCGTGCCCAGGTGGCCGCGTTGATCGGCGCCGACGCGGACGAGATCGTCTGGACCTCGGGGGCCACCGAATCGAACAACCTCGCGCTCAAGGGCTACGCGGACCAGGCCGCCGACCGGCGCCACCTGGTGACGAGCCGCATCGAGCACAAGGCCGTGCTCGACACGATGGAGAGCCTTGCCTCGCGCGGCATGCCGGTGGACTACGTCGCGCCGACGCGCGACGGCGAGATCCGCCCCGAGGACGTGGCCGCGGCGCTTCGCCCCGACACGGGGCTCGTCTCGCTGATGCTCGTGAACAACGAGATCGGCACGCTCACCGACGTCGGCGCGATCGCGCGCCTGGTCCACGACGCGGGCGCCCTGCTCCACGTGGACGCGGCGCAGGCGCTCGGCAAGACGCCGATCGACGTGCATGCGCTCGGCATCGACCTGCTGTCGATGTCGGCGCACAAGGTGTACGGGCCGAAGGGAATCGGCGCGCTGTACGTGCGGCGCGGCCTGGCCGGCCGGATCGCGCCGCAGATGCACGGCGGCGGCCATGAATCGGGGCTGCGCTCGGGCACGCTCGCCACCCACCAGATCGTCGGCATGGGCCACGCCTGCGAGCTGGCGGCCCGCGAACTCGAGAGCGACACGGCGCGGATCACCGCGCTCGCCACGCGCCTGCGCGACGCGGTGCTCGCGATCGGCGGCGTCGAGCAGAACGCGCGCGCCGCGCGCCGCATTCCGCATACGCTGAGCCTGACCGTGACCGCGCCCGGCTTCCACCCCTTCATGCTCGACGAGGGGCTCGCCGTGTCGTCGACCTCGGCCTGCAATTCGGCGGCCGGCAAGCCTTCGCACGTGCTGACCGCGCTCGGCCTCGACGCCGCCGCCGCCGGCCGCACGGTGCGCATCAGCGTGGGCCGCTTCACGGGCGAGGACGACATCACGTTCGCCATCGACAGCTTCCGGCGCGCCATCGAGCAATGCCGCGCCACGGCGCAAAGCGGCTTCGCCGCCTCGCACCAGATCCAGCCGGACGACCTGAAGGCGATCCGCGGCGCGGGCTTCCGTGCCGTGATCTGCAACCGTCCCGACGGCGAAAGCGCCGACCAGCCGGCCTTCGCGGAGATCGCTGCGGCCGCGCGCGAGCTGGGCCTCGACGCGCGCTATCTGCCGGTCGAGGCGGCCGACCGGATCGGCGAGGCGCAGGTGGACGCGTTCGGCGCCATGCTCGACGCGCTGCCGAAGCCGGTGCTGGCCTACTGCGGCAGCGGCCGCCGCGCGGGCCTGCTGTGGGAGCGGCTGGCGCTGCGGCGCACGGCCTGA
- a CDS encoding ligase-associated DNA damage response DEXH box helicase — MSGARGTGERHGREHDGAAAGGDPAASRDAADAADAQRRRPRGRRMPRTRAAQAKLDAAAQAFRPAPFAFDAAAARRPIGPRIAAWLAAQDRQPFAFQEEVWREIARGASGLLHATTGAGKTWAVWLGALAAYAGDEGGGAAAADGADLDGADLDGARAAPAEPGAPAAVRAGRLPAPLTVLWVTPMRALAADTARALQAAVSGLGVPWTVGLRTGDTPSAERSRQNRRLPSALVTTPESLSLLLTRADARETLARLRLVVVDEWHELLGNKRGTQTQLALARLAGWRPALQVWGLSATLGNLALAHDALLHAVRTPRVMVRGAQPKPLVVDTLIPETIERFPWAGHLGMRQVGAVADQIDAARSSLVFTNTRSQAEGWYQALLERRPDWAGLIALHHGSLDQSVRDWVELGLKNGKLKAVVCTSSLDLGVDFLPVERVFQIGSPKGVARLMQRAGRSGHAPGRTSRVTIVPTHALELVEAAAARWAIGAGRIEGREMPLKPLDVLVQHLVTVAIGGGFRPRALYDEVRTAYAYRDLAQAEFDWALAFVERGGASLSAYPDYHRVAADADGVYRVPREDLARRHRNNVGTIVANASINVAWLTGGRIGTIEEAFVSRLKPGDVFTFAGRALELVRVRDMTAYVRRAARSRGALAQWAGSRMPLSSELADAVLVMLARARDGAADGEPELRAVAPLLALQARWSALPGPGVLVVECLRTREGHHLFCYPFAGRMAHVGLGALIAWRVAREQPSTFSISVNDYGFELLSAQPFDWPALIDGGLFSPDRLEQDMLASLNASELAARRFREIARVSGLVFQGHPGQQKSARQLQASSSLFYEVFRQHDRENLLLAQAEREVMLEELEARRIRDALSRMRESRLVLTQPARPTPFAFPLIVARLREKVSTEQLADRVERMLAALENTARREAAHD; from the coding sequence ATGAGCGGGGCGCGCGGCACCGGCGAGCGGCACGGCCGTGAACACGATGGCGCCGCTGCCGGCGGCGATCCCGCCGCGTCGCGCGACGCCGCGGATGCGGCGGATGCGCAGCGCCGCCGGCCGCGCGGGCGCCGCATGCCGCGCACGCGCGCGGCGCAGGCCAAGCTCGATGCGGCCGCCCAGGCGTTTCGGCCCGCGCCGTTCGCCTTCGACGCGGCCGCCGCGCGCCGGCCGATCGGGCCGCGCATCGCGGCGTGGCTGGCGGCGCAGGACCGGCAGCCGTTCGCGTTCCAGGAGGAGGTCTGGCGCGAGATCGCACGCGGCGCGAGCGGGCTGCTGCATGCCACCACGGGGGCCGGCAAGACCTGGGCGGTCTGGCTCGGCGCGCTGGCCGCCTATGCGGGCGACGAGGGGGGCGGCGCCGCCGCTGCCGACGGCGCGGATCTCGACGGCGCGGATCTCGACGGCGCGCGCGCGGCCCCTGCGGAGCCGGGCGCGCCGGCCGCCGTGCGCGCGGGCCGCCTGCCGGCGCCGCTGACCGTGCTCTGGGTCACGCCGATGCGCGCGCTCGCGGCCGACACGGCGCGTGCCCTGCAAGCGGCCGTGTCGGGCCTCGGCGTGCCGTGGACGGTGGGGCTGCGCACCGGCGACACGCCATCGGCCGAGCGCAGCCGGCAGAACCGCCGCCTGCCGTCGGCGCTCGTCACCACGCCCGAGAGCCTGTCGCTGCTGCTCACGCGCGCCGACGCGCGCGAGACGCTCGCGCGGCTGCGGCTGGTGGTGGTGGACGAGTGGCACGAACTGCTCGGCAACAAGCGCGGCACCCAGACCCAGCTCGCCCTCGCGCGGCTCGCCGGCTGGCGCCCGGCATTGCAGGTATGGGGGCTGTCGGCCACGCTCGGCAATCTCGCGCTCGCGCACGACGCGCTGCTGCACGCGGTGCGCACGCCGCGCGTGATGGTGCGCGGCGCGCAGCCGAAGCCGCTGGTGGTCGATACGCTGATACCCGAGACCATCGAGCGCTTCCCGTGGGCCGGCCATCTCGGCATGCGGCAGGTGGGCGCCGTGGCCGACCAGATCGACGCCGCGCGCAGCTCGCTGGTGTTCACCAACACGCGCTCGCAGGCGGAAGGCTGGTATCAGGCGCTGCTTGAACGGCGGCCCGACTGGGCCGGGCTGATCGCGCTGCATCACGGCTCGCTCGACCAGTCGGTGCGCGACTGGGTCGAACTCGGCCTCAAGAACGGCAAGCTCAAGGCCGTGGTCTGCACCTCGAGCCTCGACCTCGGGGTCGATTTCCTGCCGGTCGAGCGCGTGTTCCAGATCGGCTCGCCGAAGGGCGTGGCGCGCCTGATGCAGCGCGCCGGCCGCTCGGGCCACGCGCCCGGCCGCACCTCGCGCGTGACCATCGTGCCGACCCATGCGCTGGAGCTGGTGGAGGCCGCCGCCGCGCGCTGGGCCATCGGCGCGGGCCGCATCGAGGGGCGCGAGATGCCGCTCAAGCCGCTCGACGTGCTGGTGCAGCATCTGGTGACGGTGGCGATCGGCGGCGGCTTCAGGCCGCGCGCGCTCTACGACGAGGTGCGCACGGCCTACGCCTATCGCGATCTCGCGCAGGCCGAGTTCGACTGGGCACTGGCCTTCGTCGAGCGCGGCGGCGCCTCGCTGTCGGCCTATCCCGACTATCACCGCGTGGCGGCCGATGCCGACGGCGTCTATCGCGTGCCGCGCGAGGACCTGGCGCGGCGGCATCGCAACAACGTCGGCACGATCGTGGCCAATGCCAGCATCAACGTGGCCTGGCTGACGGGCGGGCGCATCGGCACGATCGAGGAGGCATTCGTCTCGCGCCTGAAGCCCGGCGACGTCTTCACCTTCGCCGGCCGCGCGCTCGAACTCGTGCGCGTGCGCGACATGACGGCCTACGTGCGGCGCGCGGCCCGCTCGCGCGGCGCGCTCGCGCAATGGGCGGGCAGCCGGATGCCGCTGTCGTCGGAACTGGCCGACGCGGTGCTGGTGATGCTCGCGCGCGCGCGCGACGGCGCGGCCGACGGCGAACCGGAGCTGCGCGCGGTGGCGCCGCTGCTGGCGCTGCAGGCACGCTGGTCGGCGCTGCCGGGCCCCGGCGTGCTGGTGGTCGAGTGCCTGCGCACGCGCGAGGGCCATCACCTGTTCTGCTATCCGTTCGCCGGCCGCATGGCGCATGTCGGGCTCGGCGCGCTGATCGCGTGGCGCGTCGCGCGCGAGCAGCCCAGCACGTTCTCGATCTCGGTGAACGACTACGGCTTCGAACTGCTGTCGGCGCAGCCTTTCGACTGGCCGGCGCTGATCGACGGCGGCCTGTTTTCGCCGGACCGGCTGGAGCAGGACATGCTCGCGAGCCTCAACGCCTCCGAGCTGGCCGCGCGCCGGTTCCGGGAGATCGCGCGCGTCTCGGGGCTGGTGTTCCAGGGCCATCCCGGGCAGCAGAAGAGCGCGCGCCAGCTGCAGGCGTCGAGCAGCCTGTTCTACGAGGTGTTCCGCCAGCACGACCGCGAGAACCTGCTGCTCGCGCAGGCCGAGCGCGAGGTCATGCTGGAGGAGCTCGAGGCGCGGCGCATCCGGGACGCGCTCTCGCGCATGCGCGAGAGCCGGCTGGTGCTGACGCAGCCGGCCCGGCCCACGCCGTTCGCGTTTCCGCTGATCGTCGCGCGCCTGCGCGAGAAGGTCAGCACCGAGCAACTGGCCGATCGCGTCGAGCGCATGCTGGCGGCGCTCGAGAATACGGCGCGGCGCGAGGCGGCGCATGACTGA
- the pdeM gene encoding ligase-associated DNA damage response endonuclease PdeM yields the protein MTEETLTIELAGHALQLSAGRAAFDPARRSLFVADAHLGKDAVFRARGIPVPAGATGVALARLERLIAAHRPASIVFLGDLLHAREAHAEELLSALRAWRTRHAALQLVLVEGNHDRHAGALPAGFGIERVSEPYRLGPWALCHHPCLVDGAYALAGHEHPVLRLAAGADRVRLPCFRFGARAGVLPAFGEFTGGFEVGAAARAAGEAVYVVAGDRVLAVPR from the coding sequence ATGACTGAGGAGACCCTGACGATCGAGCTGGCCGGGCATGCGCTGCAGCTGTCGGCCGGGCGCGCGGCGTTCGATCCGGCGCGGCGCAGCCTGTTCGTGGCGGACGCGCATCTGGGCAAGGACGCCGTGTTCCGCGCGCGCGGCATCCCGGTGCCGGCCGGCGCCACCGGCGTGGCGCTGGCGCGGCTGGAGCGCCTGATCGCGGCGCATCGGCCGGCCTCGATCGTGTTCCTCGGCGATCTGCTGCACGCGCGCGAGGCGCATGCCGAGGAACTGCTGAGCGCGCTGCGCGCGTGGCGCACGCGGCACGCGGCGCTGCAGCTCGTGCTGGTGGAGGGCAATCACGACCGGCATGCGGGCGCGCTGCCGGCCGGGTTCGGCATCGAGCGCGTGAGCGAGCCGTATCGGCTCGGGCCGTGGGCGCTCTGCCATCATCCGTGCCTGGTGGACGGCGCCTATGCGCTGGCCGGCCACGAGCATCCGGTGCTGCGGCTCGCGGCGGGCGCCGACCGCGTGCGCCTGCCGTGCTTCCGGTTCGGCGCGCGGGCCGGCGTGCTGCCGGCCTTCGGCGAATTCACCGGCGGCTTCGAGGTGGGAGCGGCGGCGCGGGCGGCCGGCGAGGCCGTGTACGTGGTGGCCGGCGACCGGGTACTGGCCGTGCCGCGCTGA